A stretch of the Chloroflexia bacterium SDU3-3 genome encodes the following:
- a CDS encoding energy-coupling factor transporter transmembrane protein EcfT, which yields MLASFNYKERGTFIQRLDPRSRLIFALCATIATVLLWDLRLLAVPFGIALAQLWLARLTWRETRRFWMAVSFLFTFMTLLTLLTGRGGTGLYSAEHPIWQASLFGLPILISVERLVFAVAQLVRLFTMATLAMVLPFTIHPAAYGIAFRRLGLPDNIAFALDLAIRFIPSLGNDFMTTLDAQRARGYELERAGGVLQAIRNTAPLLIPITIGSILKGEDVVDAMNLHAFGVGPRTWVQKLHYRPADYAVIALGLLLMVAAMVLAARGLNGLWVPGWLLSST from the coding sequence ATGCTGGCGAGCTTCAACTACAAAGAGCGCGGCACTTTCATCCAGCGGCTCGACCCGCGGTCGCGGCTGATCTTCGCGCTGTGCGCCACCATCGCCACCGTGCTGCTGTGGGATCTGCGGCTGCTGGCCGTGCCCTTCGGCATCGCGCTCGCGCAGCTGTGGCTCGCCAGGCTCACATGGCGCGAGACGCGGCGGTTCTGGATGGCGGTCAGCTTCCTGTTCACCTTCATGACGCTGCTCACGCTGCTGACCGGGCGCGGCGGCACCGGCCTGTACAGCGCCGAGCACCCGATCTGGCAGGCCTCGCTCTTCGGCCTGCCGATCCTGATCAGTGTGGAGCGGCTGGTGTTTGCCGTGGCCCAGCTGGTGCGGCTCTTCACCATGGCCACGCTGGCCATGGTGCTGCCCTTCACCATCCACCCCGCCGCCTACGGCATCGCCTTCCGGCGGCTAGGCCTGCCCGACAACATCGCGTTCGCGCTCGATCTGGCCATCCGCTTCATCCCCAGCCTGGGCAACGACTTCATGACTACGCTCGATGCCCAGCGGGCGCGCGGCTACGAGCTAGAGCGGGCCGGCGGCGTGCTGCAGGCCATCCGCAACACCGCGCCGCTGCTCATCCCGATCACCATTGGGTCTATCCTGAAGGGCGAGGATGTGGTGGATGCGATGAACCTGCACGCCTTTGGCGTGGGGCCGCGCACCTGGGTGCAGAAGCTGCACTACCGCCCCGCCGACTACGCCGTGATCGCCCTGGGGCTGCTGCTGATGGTCGCCGCCATGGTGCTGGCCGCACGCGGCCTGAACGGGCTGTGGGTGCCGGGCTGGCTGCTGAGCTCCACCTAA
- a CDS encoding alpha/beta hydrolase, translating into MFEEYTLSHISVGEVTLRVRHGGDGPPLLLLHGHPQTHVMWHRIAPQLAREFTVVAPDLRGYGDSSKPATTPDHMPYAKRTMAQDQVALMQQLGFEQFSVAGHDRGGRCAYRLALDHPQRVRKLAVLDIIPTGEAFRRADMRFGLGFWHWFFLAQPAPLPERLIGANPDAYYFRSGRERFDPEALADYLRCCHDPATIHAMCEDYRAGATVDYALDEADRGKRRIACPVLALWSAQGELEQWYDVCAIWRDWAADVRGQHIDAGHYLAEEAPDEVYHALRNFFAE; encoded by the coding sequence ATGTTTGAGGAGTACACGCTCTCCCACATCAGCGTGGGCGAAGTGACGCTGCGCGTGCGCCACGGCGGCGATGGGCCGCCGCTGCTGCTACTGCACGGCCACCCGCAGACCCACGTGATGTGGCACCGGATCGCGCCGCAGCTCGCCCGCGAGTTCACCGTCGTCGCCCCCGATCTGCGCGGCTATGGCGACAGCTCGAAGCCCGCGACTACCCCCGACCACATGCCATACGCCAAGCGCACCATGGCCCAGGATCAGGTCGCGCTGATGCAGCAGCTCGGCTTCGAGCAGTTCTCGGTGGCAGGGCACGACCGTGGCGGGCGCTGCGCCTATCGGCTGGCGCTCGACCACCCGCAGCGGGTGCGCAAGCTGGCCGTGCTCGACATCATCCCGACGGGCGAGGCATTCCGCCGAGCGGACATGCGCTTCGGGCTGGGGTTCTGGCACTGGTTCTTCCTGGCCCAGCCCGCCCCGCTGCCCGAGCGGCTCATCGGCGCAAACCCCGACGCCTACTACTTCCGCAGCGGGCGGGAGCGCTTCGACCCAGAGGCGCTGGCCGACTACCTGCGCTGCTGCCACGACCCCGCCACCATCCACGCCATGTGCGAGGACTACCGGGCGGGCGCGACGGTCGACTACGCCCTGGATGAGGCAGATCGCGGCAAGCGGCGCATCGCGTGCCCGGTTCTTGCGCTCTGGAGCGCCCAGGGCGAGCTGGAGCAATGGTACGATGTCTGCGCGATATGGCGAGACTGGGCGGCGGATGTGCGTGGCCAGCACATCGACGCAGGCCACTATCTGGCCGAGGAGGCGCCAGACGAGGTGTACCACGCGCTGCGCAACTTTTTCGCCGAGTGA
- a CDS encoding bifunctional metallophosphatase/5'-nucleotidase — protein MPFRRQLIGAVAVLVALQGWALAPVANAEDETETITILQTSDLHSNLMPWDYYAGKVADWGLARVATLVKAERAKDPNLLLLDSGDTIQGTPLGFYYARIDQKVTHPMAVTMNALKYDAAAIGNHEFNYGMETLNRWKGQLNFPLLSANIRNADGSEAFTPYVIKEVNGVKIGILGLTTPSIPNWEKPENIMGLRFDNPVEVAKQYVPKIRAEGADIVVISQHIGWDKTPSATNNPQAWLTDPSTWQDSGSLPDENLTIEIAQQVPGIDVILAGHSHLDVPKTLINGVLVVEPSYWGKAMSKVTLQVKKSGDHWQITNKDSALEYVKGIDSDKELTDLSYPYHDQTLKYINTPIGTATGEFEGGPAARYADGPLADLINTVQTEAAAAAGFPVDLSLAAIFNDTGRIPAGQIALRDAYSAYIYDNTLYVMEINGDILRRALERDAEYFKQADPASLPADPKGLVSEVARDYNWDLYSGIDYTIDITKPVGQRVTKLQFKGQDVKADQKFRIAINNYRASGGGGYPMFKEGTRVWASTSEIRDLMASYVQAHPALDPAAINVKNFTLVPDLYAHYYGAGKPAAPATGSSPATPATPGAATPVQLPDTGGDSPLPMSLGLLALAALGAGVALRRWARR, from the coding sequence ATGCCATTTCGTCGGCAGCTGATCGGGGCGGTTGCGGTGCTGGTCGCGCTCCAGGGCTGGGCGCTCGCGCCGGTGGCCAACGCAGAGGACGAGACCGAGACGATCACCATCCTTCAGACGAGCGATCTGCACAGCAACCTGATGCCGTGGGACTACTACGCGGGCAAGGTTGCGGACTGGGGCCTGGCGCGCGTGGCCACGCTGGTGAAGGCCGAGCGGGCGAAAGATCCGAACCTGCTGCTGCTGGACAGCGGCGACACCATCCAGGGCACGCCGCTGGGCTTCTACTACGCGCGCATCGACCAGAAGGTGACGCACCCCATGGCCGTGACCATGAATGCGCTGAAGTATGATGCGGCGGCGATCGGCAACCACGAGTTCAACTACGGCATGGAGACGCTGAACCGCTGGAAGGGCCAGCTGAACTTCCCGCTGCTCTCGGCCAACATCCGCAACGCGGATGGCAGCGAGGCCTTCACGCCCTATGTGATCAAAGAGGTGAACGGCGTCAAGATCGGCATCCTTGGCCTCACCACGCCTTCCATCCCCAACTGGGAGAAGCCCGAGAACATCATGGGCCTGCGCTTCGACAACCCGGTGGAGGTTGCCAAGCAGTACGTGCCCAAGATCCGCGCCGAGGGCGCGGACATCGTGGTGATCTCGCAGCACATCGGCTGGGACAAGACGCCGAGCGCCACCAACAACCCCCAGGCCTGGCTCACCGACCCGAGCACCTGGCAGGACAGCGGCTCGCTGCCCGATGAGAACCTGACGATCGAGATCGCCCAGCAGGTGCCCGGCATCGACGTGATCCTGGCGGGCCACTCGCACCTGGATGTGCCGAAGACCCTGATCAACGGCGTGCTGGTGGTGGAGCCTTCGTACTGGGGCAAGGCCATGTCGAAGGTGACGCTGCAGGTGAAGAAGAGCGGCGACCACTGGCAGATCACCAACAAGGATTCGGCGCTGGAGTATGTGAAGGGCATCGACTCGGACAAAGAGCTGACCGACCTTTCGTACCCCTACCACGACCAGACCCTGAAGTACATCAACACGCCGATCGGCACCGCCACCGGCGAGTTCGAGGGCGGCCCGGCGGCGCGCTACGCCGATGGCCCGCTGGCCGACCTGATCAACACAGTGCAGACCGAGGCCGCCGCTGCGGCGGGCTTCCCGGTCGATCTCTCGCTGGCGGCGATCTTCAACGATACGGGCCGCATCCCGGCGGGCCAGATCGCGCTGCGCGACGCCTACAGCGCCTATATCTACGACAACACGCTGTATGTGATGGAGATCAACGGCGACATCCTGCGCCGCGCGCTTGAGCGCGATGCCGAGTACTTCAAGCAGGCCGACCCGGCCAGCCTGCCCGCCGACCCCAAGGGCCTGGTGTCCGAGGTGGCGCGCGACTACAACTGGGATCTCTACAGCGGCATCGACTACACCATCGACATCACCAAGCCGGTCGGGCAGCGCGTCACCAAGCTGCAGTTCAAGGGCCAGGATGTGAAGGCCGATCAGAAGTTCCGCATCGCGATCAACAACTACCGCGCCAGCGGCGGCGGCGGCTACCCGATGTTCAAGGAGGGCACCCGTGTGTGGGCCTCCACCAGCGAGATCCGCGACCTGATGGCCAGCTATGTGCAGGCGCACCCCGCGCTCGACCCGGCGGCGATCAACGTCAAGAACTTCACACTGGTGCCCGATCTCTATGCGCACTACTATGGCGCAGGCAAGCCTGCGGCCCCGGCCACGGGCAGCTCGCCCGCCACCCCCGCCACGCCGGGCGCAGCCACGCCGGTGCAGCTGCCCGACACCGGCGGCGACAGCCCGCTGCCTATGTCGTTGGGCCTGCTGGCGCTGGCGGCGCTGGGCGCTGGTGTGGCGCTGCGGCGCTGGGCGCGGCGCTAG
- a CDS encoding methyltransferase domain-containing protein codes for MPVTKPTPTEIGQYYDTMAAFYQTLWGDSVHFGFWADPTDTSVTMAEAQQAFTDLMIAQLDVQPGQRVLDVGCGTGRPGIQLSLKAGVAVTGITVSQSQRDTAEANARAAGAANASFELVNAMELPYADNSFDAAWAFESFFHMPSRLQVLREMARVVKPGGKIVIADFVTIRPMTQEEIDIAYPAFAVAEIGSYADYIGELKAAGLVGVYCRDVTINTIHPSNVATLGALQTKESQDILISVYGEPMVSGMLGGWSAIQTVNETLSYIVVSATKPGASA; via the coding sequence ATGCCAGTTACCAAGCCCACACCGACCGAGATCGGCCAGTACTACGACACCATGGCGGCGTTCTACCAGACCCTCTGGGGTGACAGCGTGCACTTCGGCTTTTGGGCCGACCCGACCGATACGAGCGTGACCATGGCCGAGGCGCAGCAGGCCTTCACCGACCTGATGATCGCCCAGCTGGATGTGCAGCCTGGCCAGCGCGTGCTGGATGTGGGCTGCGGCACGGGGCGGCCTGGCATCCAGCTCTCGCTCAAGGCGGGCGTGGCGGTTACGGGCATCACGGTGAGCCAGAGCCAGCGCGACACCGCCGAGGCCAATGCCAGGGCGGCGGGCGCGGCCAACGCCAGCTTCGAGCTGGTGAACGCCATGGAGCTGCCCTACGCCGACAACAGCTTCGACGCCGCATGGGCCTTCGAGTCGTTCTTCCACATGCCCTCGCGCCTGCAGGTGCTGCGCGAGATGGCCCGTGTGGTCAAGCCCGGCGGCAAGATCGTGATCGCCGACTTTGTGACCATCCGCCCCATGACTCAGGAAGAGATCGACATCGCCTACCCGGCCTTCGCCGTGGCCGAGATCGGCTCGTATGCCGACTACATCGGCGAGCTGAAGGCGGCAGGCCTGGTGGGCGTGTACTGCCGTGATGTCACGATCAACACCATCCACCCCAGCAACGTCGCAACCCTCGGCGCCCTCCAGACCAAGGAAAGCCAGGACATCCTGATCAGCGTCTATGGCGAGCCGATGGTCAGCGGCATGCTTGGCGGCTGGTCAGCTATTCAAACGGTCAATGAGACACTCTCCTACATCGTCGTTTCTGCAACCAAACCCGGAGCTTCAGCATGA
- a CDS encoding MBL fold metallo-hydrolase — protein MANFICQTCGTQFADSELPPAACPICQDERQYVGRDGQRWTTIEQLRESHHNRFEQQEPSLTGIGSEPGFALGQRALLVQTPEGNVLWDCISLVDDATVAQIQALGGLKAIAISHPHYYASMVSWSEALGGVPIYLHADDRQWVMRPSEAVRFWEGETLQLVDGVTLIRCGGHFAGSAVLHWAAGAEGRGVLLTGDTIHIVQDRRFVSFMRSYPNLIPLPASAVRRIVAKVEPFPFDRIYGAWWHLRILTEAKQAISASAERYIRAISE, from the coding sequence TTGGCTAACTTTATCTGCCAGACCTGCGGCACCCAGTTTGCCGATAGCGAGCTGCCACCTGCCGCCTGCCCGATCTGCCAGGATGAGCGCCAGTATGTGGGGCGAGACGGCCAGCGCTGGACCACGATCGAGCAGCTGCGCGAAAGCCACCACAACCGCTTCGAGCAGCAGGAGCCGTCGCTCACCGGCATCGGCAGCGAGCCTGGCTTCGCGCTAGGCCAGCGCGCCCTGCTGGTGCAGACCCCCGAGGGCAACGTGCTGTGGGACTGCATCAGCCTGGTGGATGATGCGACCGTGGCGCAGATCCAGGCTCTGGGCGGCCTGAAAGCTATCGCCATCTCGCACCCGCACTACTACGCCTCCATGGTCTCCTGGAGCGAGGCGCTGGGCGGTGTGCCGATCTACCTGCACGCCGACGACCGCCAGTGGGTGATGCGCCCGAGCGAGGCTGTGCGGTTCTGGGAGGGCGAGACGCTCCAGCTGGTGGATGGCGTGACGCTCATCCGCTGTGGTGGGCATTTCGCGGGCAGCGCGGTGCTGCACTGGGCCGCCGGGGCCGAGGGGCGCGGCGTGCTGCTCACCGGCGACACCATCCACATCGTGCAAGATCGCCGCTTCGTGAGCTTTATGCGCAGCTACCCCAACCTGATCCCGCTGCCAGCCAGCGCGGTGCGCCGGATCGTGGCGAAGGTCGAGCCGTTCCCATTTGATCGGATCTACGGCGCGTGGTGGCACCTGCGCATCCTAACCGAGGCCAAGCAGGCCATCAGCGCATCCGCCGAGCGCTACATCCGCGCGATCAGCGAGTAG
- a CDS encoding energy-coupling factor ABC transporter ATP-binding protein codes for MSDLLHIDNLSFRYRAADTPSLSDIGMAAREGELLLIAGGSGSGKSTLLRCLNGLIPRSYGGELAGSIAIAGQNPADLSLAQLAQLVGTVLQDPDRQIVASYVGRQVAFGPENLGWPRERIRAVVDATLERLGIAYLRDRETANLSGGERQKVALAGALAMNPRMLLLDEPLASLDPASAREALELFRDIAGEGRTVLVVEHRVEDVLHVQPARTFFLQQGRVAFAGPTGDFVAFADPAEVRLPAQVTLRKIAADRVPPAPRPTPGAPLLQFEDIHFSYGDGRSILRGVSLDIREGEVVAILGPNGAGKSTLLRHGIGLLRPSKGRVLVEGQDARKSTVAKLARTVGYVFQNPSNMLFAPTVRAELSFGPKNIGRDMAAVEAQIPEALRQVGLAGFEERAPLAISFGQQKRLSIAAVLSMRPRVLVLDEPTAGQDHGSTAALIRAIGQIEGLGATVLITHDVDLAVTYATRVVLMRDGQIEADGAPEQVLANRALLERCRVLPTSLLELNLQLLPKTGRFLPLAQLAPYIGE; via the coding sequence GTGAGCGACCTCCTTCACATCGACAACCTGAGCTTTCGCTACCGCGCCGCCGACACCCCGTCGCTTAGCGATATCGGCATGGCCGCGCGCGAGGGCGAGCTGCTGCTGATCGCGGGCGGCAGCGGCAGTGGCAAATCCACCCTGCTGCGCTGCCTGAACGGCCTGATCCCGCGCAGCTACGGCGGCGAGCTGGCCGGCAGCATCGCGATCGCGGGCCAGAACCCCGCCGATCTCTCGCTGGCCCAGCTGGCCCAGCTGGTGGGCACCGTGCTGCAAGACCCCGACCGACAGATCGTGGCTAGCTATGTGGGGCGGCAGGTAGCCTTCGGCCCGGAGAACCTGGGCTGGCCGCGCGAGCGCATCCGCGCCGTGGTGGACGCCACGCTAGAGCGCCTGGGCATCGCCTACCTGCGCGACCGCGAGACCGCCAACCTCTCCGGCGGCGAGCGCCAGAAGGTCGCCCTGGCCGGGGCGCTCGCCATGAACCCGCGCATGCTGCTGCTCGACGAGCCGCTGGCCAGCCTCGACCCGGCCTCGGCCCGCGAGGCGCTGGAGCTGTTCCGCGACATCGCGGGCGAGGGCCGCACCGTGCTGGTGGTCGAGCATCGGGTCGAGGATGTGCTGCATGTGCAGCCCGCCCGCACGTTCTTCCTGCAGCAGGGCCGCGTGGCCTTCGCAGGCCCCACCGGCGACTTTGTGGCCTTCGCCGACCCCGCCGAGGTGCGGCTGCCCGCCCAGGTGACGCTGCGCAAGATCGCTGCCGACCGCGTGCCCCCTGCGCCGCGCCCCACCCCAGGAGCGCCGCTGCTGCAGTTCGAGGACATCCACTTCTCCTACGGCGATGGCCGCAGCATCCTGCGTGGCGTATCGCTCGACATCCGCGAGGGCGAGGTGGTGGCCATCCTTGGCCCCAACGGCGCGGGCAAGAGCACCCTGCTGCGCCACGGCATCGGCCTGCTGCGCCCCAGCAAGGGCCGCGTGCTGGTGGAAGGGCAGGACGCCCGCAAATCCACCGTGGCGAAGCTGGCGCGCACGGTGGGCTACGTGTTCCAGAACCCTTCCAACATGCTGTTCGCCCCCACGGTGCGCGCCGAGCTGAGCTTCGGCCCCAAGAACATCGGGCGCGACATGGCCGCCGTGGAGGCCCAGATCCCCGAGGCGCTGCGACAGGTGGGCCTGGCAGGCTTCGAGGAGCGCGCCCCGCTGGCGATCTCGTTCGGCCAGCAGAAGCGGCTGAGCATCGCCGCCGTGCTGAGCATGCGGCCCCGCGTGCTGGTGCTGGATGAGCCAACCGCCGGGCAGGACCACGGCAGCACCGCCGCGCTCATCCGCGCCATCGGCCAGATCGAAGGGCTGGGCGCGACCGTGCTGATCACCCACGACGTGGACCTAGCCGTGACCTACGCCACCCGCGTGGTGCTGATGCGCGACGGCCAGATCGAGGCCGACGGCGCACCCGAGCAGGTGTTGGCCAACCGAGCGCTGCTGGAGCGCTGCCGCGTGCTGCCCACCTCGCTGCTGGAGCTGAACCTGCAGCTGCTGCCCAAGACCGGGCGCTTTCTTCCCCTGGCGCAGCTCGCGCCCTATATCGGTGAGTGA
- a CDS encoding PAS domain-containing protein: protein MTTTDTLDLAFARLILERCANLIYVYDLETQQNVFANREIATVLGYTVEEIQAMGSQLFAILMNPDDFPVVGAHQGHILAAADGEVCTVEYRMKHKNGDWRWLVSRDTVFRRGADGKPTQYCGIVEDTTERRSTLEWAQRALALNPMLVYVFDMVTQQNVYANGQIGHILGYSTEEIKEMGSSLIVSLMHPEDFQSFAAILGQIASAADDETIACAYRMKHKNGDWIWLQDNVRVFLRAPDGSVQQYMGAIQDVTQRKHEEEERVQLQQQVIEAQQHALRELSTPVIPVSEDVLVMPLVGSIDSQRAQMVMESLLDGVGNNHARTVILDITGVPVVDTQVAGAILRAAQAVKLLGAEIVLTGIRPEVAQTLVTLGADFQALVTLSSLQNGIAYALRERRLLAR from the coding sequence ATGACCACGACCGACACCTTGGATCTTGCCTTCGCCCGCCTCATCCTCGAACGCTGCGCCAACCTGATCTATGTCTATGATCTGGAGACGCAGCAGAACGTCTTCGCCAACCGCGAGATAGCAACGGTCCTGGGCTACACGGTCGAAGAGATACAGGCGATGGGGTCGCAGCTGTTTGCGATCCTGATGAACCCCGACGACTTCCCCGTGGTGGGCGCGCACCAGGGGCACATTCTGGCCGCCGCCGATGGCGAGGTCTGCACCGTCGAGTACCGCATGAAGCACAAGAACGGCGACTGGCGCTGGCTGGTCAGCCGCGACACGGTGTTCCGGCGCGGTGCCGACGGCAAGCCGACCCAGTACTGCGGTATCGTCGAGGACACCACCGAGCGGCGCAGCACACTTGAGTGGGCGCAGCGCGCGCTGGCGCTCAACCCCATGCTGGTGTATGTGTTCGATATGGTCACGCAGCAGAACGTCTATGCCAACGGCCAGATCGGGCACATCCTGGGCTACAGCACCGAGGAGATCAAGGAGATGGGCAGCTCGCTGATCGTCTCTCTGATGCACCCCGAGGACTTCCAGAGCTTTGCCGCCATCCTGGGCCAGATCGCGAGCGCCGCAGACGATGAGACGATCGCCTGCGCCTACCGTATGAAGCACAAGAACGGCGATTGGATCTGGCTGCAGGACAACGTGCGCGTGTTCCTGCGCGCCCCCGACGGCTCGGTGCAGCAGTATATGGGCGCTATTCAGGATGTGACCCAGCGCAAGCACGAGGAGGAGGAGCGCGTGCAGCTGCAGCAGCAGGTGATCGAGGCCCAGCAGCACGCGCTGCGCGAGCTTTCGACGCCGGTCATCCCCGTCTCCGAGGATGTGCTGGTGATGCCGCTGGTCGGCTCGATCGACTCGCAGCGCGCCCAGATGGTGATGGAGTCGCTGCTGGATGGGGTTGGCAACAACCACGCCCGCACGGTCATCCTCGACATCACCGGTGTGCCGGTGGTGGACACCCAGGTGGCGGGCGCGATCCTGCGCGCGGCCCAGGCCGTGAAGCTGCTGGGGGCCGAGATCGTGCTCACTGGCATCCGCCCCGAGGTGGCGCAGACCTTGGTGACGCTGGGCGCGGATTTCCAGGCCCTGGTGACGCTCAGCTCGCTGCAGAACGGCATCGCCTACGCCCTGCGCGAGCGGCGCCTGCTGGCGCGCTAG
- a CDS encoding ester cyclase, giving the protein MSTEENKALVRHWIEDVWMSNDADSVDQIFAPSYAVNDSPCPPAMVRSAMQMLHAAFSPFTASIQDLLAEGDRVAVRWVLRGHHSGAFRGVAATGQPVELRGTNIYRIAEGKIASNYEQVNAAEVVQQLRAIQP; this is encoded by the coding sequence ATGTCAACCGAAGAAAACAAAGCCCTGGTACGCCACTGGATCGAGGACGTGTGGATGAGCAACGATGCCGATTCGGTCGATCAGATCTTTGCGCCCAGCTACGCGGTGAACGACAGCCCGTGCCCGCCCGCCATGGTGCGCAGCGCCATGCAGATGCTGCACGCCGCCTTCTCGCCGTTCACCGCCAGCATCCAAGACCTGCTGGCCGAAGGCGACCGCGTGGCAGTGCGCTGGGTGCTGCGAGGTCACCACAGCGGCGCATTCCGGGGCGTCGCCGCCACCGGCCAGCCCGTGGAGCTGAGGGGCACCAACATCTACCGCATCGCCGAAGGCAAGATCGCCAGCAACTACGAGCAGGTAAACGCCGCCGAGGTGGTGCAGCAGCTGCGCGCCATCCAGCCGTAG
- a CDS encoding cysteine hydrolase: MAFSEEQIIKIANEKYHQGLATFDYSATNSALLVIDMQDEFVKPGWTSSWIPEATRQVPKIKALIDFCRLSNVPVIYTVFSKTHEFLDRPQSGSFMPNRFPELGSDPSWFTHGNIWQDLKPEAGEIIIHKSSYGAFFDTPLETILRNMKKETIIISGTLTNCCCGATARQGYERGFNIVMGADVTATYTEEMQTAELNALRFAFAKVQHSEEIMRTLASNR, from the coding sequence ATGGCCTTTAGCGAAGAACAGATCATCAAAATCGCCAACGAGAAGTATCACCAAGGTTTGGCCACTTTTGACTACTCCGCTACCAATAGTGCCCTGCTCGTGATAGACATGCAGGATGAGTTTGTCAAACCTGGCTGGACATCATCATGGATCCCAGAAGCGACACGGCAGGTGCCAAAGATCAAAGCCCTGATCGACTTCTGCCGCCTAAGCAATGTTCCTGTTATCTATACCGTCTTCAGCAAAACCCACGAGTTTCTTGATCGGCCACAATCTGGATCGTTTATGCCGAATCGATTTCCAGAGCTCGGAAGTGATCCAAGCTGGTTCACCCACGGGAATATCTGGCAGGATCTGAAGCCAGAGGCTGGGGAGATAATCATTCATAAAAGCTCGTATGGTGCTTTTTTTGACACTCCGCTTGAAACCATTCTGCGGAATATGAAGAAGGAAACCATCATCATCTCCGGTACGTTGACCAACTGCTGCTGCGGCGCAACGGCGCGACAAGGTTATGAAAGAGGGTTTAACATCGTGATGGGGGCAGATGTCACCGCAACCTACACCGAAGAGATGCAGACGGCAGAGCTGAATGCCCTTCGATTTGCCTTTGCCAAGGTTCAGCATTCGGAAGAGATAATGAGAACCCTTGCTAGCAACAGATAG